The Lycium barbarum isolate Lr01 chromosome 10, ASM1917538v2, whole genome shotgun sequence genome includes a region encoding these proteins:
- the LOC132616101 gene encoding microtubule-associated protein 70-5-like: protein MSGFYEVCAEELFHVHPDPVILELNNLRNQLKEKDRELGAARSEIKALKATEVLKDKALGELRSEFQKLEGRLKIGETLLEQKNLDIKQLANEKKEALAAQYAAETALRRVYADQKDDDFPYLESIISPLEAEIKMYKNEIASLQEDKRALDRHTKSKEAALLEAERILKSALERALIVEEIQNQNFELRRQIEIFQEENKILDKTNRQKILEVEKLSQTIIELEEAILAGGAAANTLRDYKRRISELQEEKRTLERELARVKVSANRVATVVANEWKDENDKVMPVKQWLEERKLLQAEMQRLRDKLTISERTAKAETQLKDKLKLRLKTLEQGLKQAFNVSVKPNGSPKPQKTKHYLGNNLVKKSLWTSRNKNVESAGKENAEMKENSIVDINSNEITEAHKIKNRGDDQEENKTNGCSQSDNDDTVSGFLYDRLQKEVICLRKFCETKESALNTKDEEIKKLMKKIETLSKAIEVEARKRKVKQQGS, encoded by the exons aTGTCAGGCTTTTATGAAGTTTGTGCTGAGGAACTTTTCCATGTTCATCCTGATCCTGTTATCTTGGAACTCAACAACTTGCGGAACCAACTCAAAG AGAAGGATCGAGAATTGGGAGCAGCGCGAAGTGAAATTAAGGCTTTGAAAGCAACTGAAGTCCTCAAAGACAAAGCTCTTGGAGAG CTCAGAAGTGAATTTCAAAAATTGGAGGGAAGGCTGAAAATCGGCGAAACACTTCTTGAACAAAAG AATCTTGATATCAAACAACTCGCTAATGAGAAGAAAGAAGCACTGGCTGCACAATATGCTGCCGAAACAGCTCTTAGAAGAGTATATGCTGATCAGAAGGATGATGATTTTCCTTATCTCGAGTCCATTATTTCTCCCCTTGAGGCAGAGATAAAGATGTATAAGAATGAG ATTGCATCATTACAAGAGGATAAAAGGGCTTTGGATAGACACACTAAGTCAAAAGAGGCGGCGTTGCTTGAAGCAGAAAGGATATTAAAAAGTGCTTTAGAAAGGGCATTAATAGTAGAGGAGATTCAAAATCAGAACTTTGAGCTTAGAAGACAGATCGAAATCTTTCAG GAGGAAAACAAAATACTTGATAAGACAAACCGTCAAAAGATTCTTGAGGTGGAAAAGCTAAGCCAAACCATTATAGAACTTGAGGAGGCAATTCTTGCTGGAGGAGCAGCAGCTAATACACTTCGTGACTACAAACGACGAATTTCTGAATTACAA GAGGAGAAGAGGACGCTTGAAAGGGAACTAGCAAGAGTTAAGGTTTCAGCAAACCGAGTTGCAACTGTCGTGGCAAACGAGTGGAAAGATGAGAATGACAAAGTCATGCCTGTAAAACAGTGGCTAGAAGAAAGAAAGCTGTTGCAG GCAGAGATGCAAAGACTGAGAGACAAATTAACCATATCAGAGAGAACAGCCAAGGCAGAAACACAACTCAAG GATAAGCTAAAATTGAGGCTCAAAACACTCGAACAAGGCTTGAAGCAAGCGTTCAACGTCTCTGTCAAACCTAATGGATCCCCAAAACCTCAAAAGACTAAACACTATCTTGGAAATAACTTGGTAAAGAAGAGTTTATGGACTTCTCGAAATAAGAATGTTGAGAGTGCTGGAAAGGAAAATGCAGAAATGAAGGAGAATTCTATTGTGGATATAAACAGCAACGAAATCACAGAGGCGCATAAGATCAAGAACCGAGGAGATGATCAGGAAGAAAATAAGACTAATGGATGCAGCCAGAGTGATAACGACGATACGGTATCTGGTTTTTTGTATGACAGGCTACAGAAAGAGGTTATCTGTTTAAGGAAGTTTTGTGAGACAAAAGAGTCAGCTTTGAATACTAAAGATGAAGAAATTAAG AAGCTAATGAAGAAGATTGAGACATTGTCGAAAGCTATAGAAGTTGAAGCAAGAAAACGAAAAGTGAAGCAACAAG GATCATGA
- the LOC132614572 gene encoding two-pore potassium channel 1-like: protein MANGDVEEPLLRGHVNSSIRFSDINSFKRRRPQSSSTCCTISHTQTNNEESLHYPEFISSKSFRLRDVLLFLAAYIGIGAICFFIISDQIEGKKTNGILDAIYLCIVTMTTVGYGDLVPKSVLAKVLACIFVFTGMALVGFVLSKAADSFLEQQQILFLKAIKMRKDCTGSTEVMKEVKTNIEKYKFVSALALLLALTMLGTVFLCQVEDLSLFDAFYCVCATITTLGYGDKSFSTKWGRLFASFWILMSTICLGQLFYSLAELYTEQRRKSMFRWVLTRELTNSDLQAADLDHDSEVSAAEFIVYKLKELGKITEEDISVVMESFKMLDVDHSGTLTEKDIALLQQSSGSKD from the exons ATGGCGAATGGCGATGTTGAAGAACCTCTACTACGAGGCCATGTGAATTCATCAATTCGATTTAGTGATATAAACTCTTTTAAACGAAGACGGCCTCAATCTAGCAGCACTTGTTGTACTATCAGTCATACACAGACAAATAATGAGGAATCCCTTCATTACCCTGAGTTCATTTCATCAAAGAGTTTTAGGCTCAGAGATGTACTATTATTTTTGGCTGCCTATATAGGAATCGGAGCGATTTGTTTCTTCATCATTAGCGATCAAATCGAAGGAAAAAAGACTAATGGAATTCTTGATGCAATATACTTGTGTATTGTTACAATGACCACTGTTGGATATGGTGATCTAGTTCCTAAAAGCGTCTTAGCTAAGGTTCTCGCGTGTATTTTTGTGTTCACCGGTATGGCTCTTGTTGGATTTGTTCTGAGTAAGGCTGCCGATAGTTTTCTTGAGCAGCAGCAAATCCTTTTTCTCAAGGCCATAAAAATGAGGAAGGATTGTACTGGTTCAACTGAGGTCATGAAAGAAGTTAAAACGAACATCGAAAAATACAAGTTTGTAAGTGCCTTGGCACTTCTTCTTGCACTTACAATGCTTGGAACAGTTTTTTTGTGCCAAGTTGAGGATTTGAGTTTGTTTGATGCTTTTTATTGTGTTTGTGCTACTATTACTACTCTGGGATATGGAGATAAAAGCTTTTCAACAAAATGGGGGCGTTTGTTTGCGTCTTTTTGGATATTGATGAGTACAATTTGTTTGGGACAGTTATTTTACTCCCTAGCCGAATTATATACAGAACAAAGGCGAAAATCTATGTTCAGATGGGTTCTAACTCGCGAGTTGACAAATTCAGACCTCCAGGCTGCAGATCTTGATCATGACAGTGAAGTGAG CGCTGCAGAATTTATTGTCTATAAACTTAAAGAGTTGGGGAAGATTACTGAGGAAGACATATCTGTAGTCATGGAGAGCTTCAAAATGCTTGATGTTGATCATTCAGGCACATTGACTGAAAAAGATATTGCACTATTACAGCAATCGTCTGGATCCAAAGACTGA